One Phaeobacter sp. G2 genomic window carries:
- a CDS encoding TAXI family TRAP transporter solute-binding subunit, giving the protein MRTLKKIILAGLMTAGFTAAAHAQVLSFSTPPQGSVWNTMASVISGQARNSAGLKMVVQPYGGNAQMMQAVNDALAEYSLNDVNDVITAVSGTGEYTTAMPSLRVVARVNPFPVGLYVKESSGMTSIADLKGRSVPSGWDAFPIARSHISAILAAGGLGWDDVKQVPVPELIRGSDDMASGRVDSAFFAVGGPKVAEIDASVGGVRFLSVEANDETLQKIRAVRPAFYFAEVTPAPVRVGVPEPMMFVTWDNVLVAGAHVSDEDVQKLLAVIFDEREAIGGAYPPLRALNLETAYKAYPGVDYHPGAVAFFEERGVELIEAQ; this is encoded by the coding sequence ATGCGAACACTAAAGAAAATCATCCTCGCCGGTCTGATGACCGCAGGATTCACGGCTGCTGCACATGCTCAGGTGCTGTCGTTCTCGACCCCGCCGCAGGGATCTGTTTGGAACACGATGGCCTCGGTCATTTCCGGGCAGGCGCGTAACTCTGCGGGCCTGAAAATGGTCGTGCAGCCCTATGGTGGCAACGCCCAGATGATGCAGGCCGTGAACGATGCGCTGGCCGAATACTCGCTGAATGATGTGAATGATGTCATTACAGCAGTGTCGGGAACTGGCGAATACACAACCGCGATGCCTAGCCTGCGAGTCGTCGCACGGGTCAACCCATTTCCTGTTGGTCTTTATGTCAAGGAAAGTTCTGGCATGACCTCAATCGCTGATCTCAAGGGGCGCAGCGTACCCTCGGGGTGGGATGCTTTCCCGATCGCAAGATCGCATATTTCTGCAATCTTGGCCGCCGGTGGTCTGGGCTGGGATGACGTGAAACAGGTGCCGGTCCCGGAACTGATCCGCGGGTCGGACGATATGGCATCGGGCCGTGTTGACAGTGCCTTCTTTGCCGTCGGTGGTCCGAAAGTTGCCGAGATTGACGCATCGGTTGGCGGAGTGCGTTTCCTGAGCGTCGAGGCAAATGATGAGACGCTACAGAAGATCCGCGCCGTTCGTCCGGCATTCTATTTCGCCGAGGTGACGCCAGCCCCGGTGCGCGTCGGGGTTCCCGAGCCAATGATGTTTGTGACATGGGACAACGTTCTGGTCGCCGGCGCACATGTTTCCGATGAGGACGTACAAAAGCTGCTGGCTGTCATCTTTGATGAACGCGAAGCCATTGGTGGTGCCTACCCGCCGCTGCGCGCCTTGAACCTGGAAACGGCATACAAGGCCTATCCCGGTGTCGACTATCACCCCGGTGCGGTCGCTTTCTTTGAAGAACGCGGCGTGGAACTGATCGAAGCGCAATAA
- a CDS encoding TRAP transporter fused permease subunit, with product MEQVEKQQPDRTAKSFVVAGLAGSLTLAAIVQAASLPSRLGYSYYTEQFLALVLGLSLSIIFLVSGRGEKSEDETGRSSVLDWILSALGLCLGLYIMVAYPSLVSRAMSLPWDALIVGSILFLLVLEGLRRAVGWTLVIVVVVIVGYAMIGHLVPGVLQTREVAPHRLAVYLSFDPNGLLGLTLNVASTVVVAFVFFGQLLLRSGGADFFNDIAMSTMGHKRGGAAKISIVASGLFGSISGVVVSNIVATGVVTIRLMIQSGFRRTTAGAVEAVASTGGQIAPPVMGAVAFLMADILQKPYSEIVVAAIVPALLYYVALFVQADLQAAKQNIKPLELDDVPSTRTVMSQGWVFILPFAAIVVALFWFNQPAETSALWGGAAALLIGLTVGYGKTRMVFKDLWSAAVEAGRSITEIIMISAAAGFIIGVLNVTGLGFAATFALVDLGQGNVFLLLLISALVCLVLGMGMPTVGVYLLLAVLIAPSLVQSGVEPIAAHLFIFYLGMMSMVTPPIGIGAFFAAAIAKASPMATAWESMRFGWTAYIIPFLFVFSPALLLIGDPVEIVLAVVTAVIGVYAISAAFVGWLHGPVGMGRRILIAMAGVALLLPPGIGGDLTLWVNGAGLIALAGLWFLGRSERVSSEVMNPEIEQR from the coding sequence GTGGAACAGGTCGAAAAACAACAACCGGATCGCACAGCAAAAAGCTTTGTTGTCGCAGGCTTGGCCGGGTCTTTGACGCTTGCTGCGATAGTACAAGCCGCAAGCCTGCCATCACGTCTTGGCTATTCCTACTACACCGAGCAATTTCTTGCCCTTGTTCTTGGCCTAAGCCTGTCGATCATTTTTCTTGTCTCGGGACGCGGCGAAAAAAGCGAAGATGAAACAGGTCGCTCCAGCGTTCTGGATTGGATTCTGTCTGCGCTTGGGCTGTGTCTTGGGCTGTATATCATGGTGGCCTATCCCAGCCTTGTCTCGCGTGCGATGTCACTGCCTTGGGACGCCCTTATCGTAGGGTCGATCCTATTCCTGCTGGTGCTGGAGGGTTTGCGACGGGCGGTTGGCTGGACACTTGTGATCGTCGTCGTGGTGATCGTTGGCTATGCGATGATCGGCCACCTTGTGCCGGGGGTTTTGCAAACACGCGAAGTCGCACCACATCGGTTGGCCGTATACCTGTCATTCGACCCGAACGGGTTGCTGGGTCTGACGCTGAATGTCGCGTCTACTGTCGTGGTCGCCTTTGTCTTTTTTGGGCAGCTGTTGTTGCGGTCGGGCGGCGCGGATTTCTTCAACGACATCGCAATGTCCACAATGGGACACAAGCGCGGTGGTGCGGCAAAAATCTCGATTGTGGCCTCGGGCCTTTTCGGGTCGATCTCGGGTGTTGTTGTGTCAAACATCGTGGCGACCGGCGTTGTGACCATTCGATTGATGATCCAGTCGGGATTTCGCCGGACAACCGCCGGTGCTGTCGAGGCGGTGGCATCTACAGGCGGCCAGATCGCCCCGCCGGTTATGGGGGCCGTTGCCTTTCTGATGGCCGATATTCTGCAAAAACCCTATTCCGAGATTGTCGTGGCCGCCATCGTGCCGGCGCTTTTGTATTATGTCGCGCTATTCGTGCAGGCCGACTTGCAGGCCGCAAAACAAAACATCAAACCGCTTGAATTGGATGATGTCCCATCGACCCGCACCGTCATGTCGCAAGGCTGGGTGTTCATCCTGCCATTTGCCGCCATCGTGGTTGCGCTGTTCTGGTTCAACCAACCTGCTGAAACCTCGGCTCTGTGGGGTGGGGCGGCTGCCCTGCTGATCGGGTTGACCGTTGGATATGGCAAAACACGGATGGTTTTCAAAGACCTGTGGAGCGCCGCCGTCGAAGCGGGCCGATCCATCACCGAGATCATCATGATTTCGGCGGCGGCAGGGTTCATCATCGGTGTGTTGAATGTGACCGGCCTGGGCTTTGCCGCAACCTTTGCACTGGTCGATCTGGGGCAGGGGAACGTGTTCCTGCTGCTTCTCATCTCTGCGCTGGTCTGTCTGGTTCTGGGCATGGGGATGCCGACCGTGGGGGTCTATCTGCTGTTGGCCGTCTTGATCGCGCCATCGCTTGTGCAGTCCGGGGTAGAGCCAATCGCCGCACATCTGTTCATTTTCTATCTGGGAATGATGTCGATGGTCACACCGCCGATCGGGATCGGGGCCTTCTTTGCGGCAGCCATCGCCAAGGCATCGCCCATGGCAACCGCGTGGGAATCCATGCGCTTTGGTTGGACGGCCTACATCATACCGTTCCTGTTCGTCTTCTCTCCGGCCCTGCTTTTGATCGGAGACCCGGTAGAGATCGTTCTGGCGGTCGTGACGGCTGTCATCGGTGTCTACGCGATTTCCGCCGCCTTTGTCGGATGGCTGCATGGGCCGGTTGGTATGGGGCGTAGAATTCTGATCGCGATGGCGGGTGTGGCCTTGTTGCTACCGCCGGGCATCGGTGGTGACCTTACGCTTTGGGTCAACGGGGCCGGACTGATCGCATTGGCTGGACTGTGGTTTCTCGGGCGAAGCGAACGGGTTTCCTCCGAGGTGATGAACCCGGAAATCGAACAACGTTAA
- a CDS encoding fumarylacetoacetate hydrolase family protein — protein MTYVFPPKDPATVAVDGSDDRLPVRRIFCVGRNYAAHAREMGKDPDRDPPFFFTKPADAVVMDGETVAYPPETENFHYEAELVAVIGTAGTNITEEDSLNHVWGYAIGNDLTRRDLQLKAREQGRPWDWGKAFDRSAVIGPVHPVSKVGHLDKGAITLTVNGETKQNADLAELIWSVPEIISILSHSIALEPGDLIMTGTPAGVGAMVEGDICVVSIDGLGSIETPIGPKS, from the coding sequence TTGACTTACGTCTTCCCCCCCAAGGACCCCGCAACGGTTGCTGTCGACGGCAGTGACGACCGCCTCCCTGTGCGACGCATTTTTTGTGTGGGCCGCAACTACGCCGCCCACGCCCGTGAGATGGGCAAGGACCCGGATCGTGATCCGCCCTTCTTTTTTACCAAACCGGCTGACGCAGTGGTCATGGATGGTGAAACTGTCGCCTATCCCCCCGAGACCGAGAACTTCCACTATGAGGCCGAGCTGGTCGCTGTCATCGGCACCGCAGGCACGAACATCACCGAAGAGGATAGCCTGAACCACGTGTGGGGCTATGCCATTGGCAACGATCTGACCCGGCGCGATTTGCAACTGAAGGCCCGTGAACAGGGGCGTCCGTGGGATTGGGGCAAGGCATTTGACCGTTCGGCAGTCATCGGCCCGGTGCATCCGGTATCCAAGGTTGGCCATCTCGACAAGGGCGCCATCACCCTGACCGTCAACGGCGAGACCAAGCAAAACGCCGATTTGGCCGAGCTGATCTGGTCCGTGCCGGAAATCATTTCGATCCTATCACACTCGATCGCACTGGAGCCGGGCGATCTGATCATGACCGGTACGCCTGCGGGTGTCGGCGCGATGGTCGAAGGCGACATCTGCGTCGTGTCGATTGACGGTCTGGGCAGCATCGAAACGCCCATCGGTCCAAAATCCTAA
- a CDS encoding universal stress protein — protein MTVWAASKRPSVQNPKQEVERLMSFKNLLLAYSGEASFASSLSHAIKLADRHEAWLTAAMRNGRPYFERLGGGLPTALRDQLRTAEQQEVSLVRAKFERAVAEAGLAERSEFILPEQLGPKLPSEFARHYDLIITGFQSDLAGEEHHAVNPDRIALYSGRPVLVVPQDYDAPVLADRVLVAWDGKRSAARALGDAMNAIEGKREVTLLTVGSQAEASLHDGVMKHLERHGVSARHLHKIGSGRNIARIIEDAADEVGARLIVMGAYEHSKFSQDLFGGVTHDVMHTTRVPVFLSH, from the coding sequence TTGACGGTCTGGGCAGCATCGAAACGCCCATCGGTCCAAAATCCTAAGCAAGAAGTGGAGAGGCTAATGAGTTTCAAAAACCTTTTACTGGCGTATAGCGGCGAGGCTTCCTTCGCCAGCAGCCTCTCTCATGCGATCAAGTTGGCAGACCGCCATGAGGCTTGGCTGACCGCGGCAATGCGCAACGGGCGGCCATATTTCGAACGCCTTGGTGGTGGTTTGCCGACTGCGTTGCGTGATCAGCTTCGAACAGCAGAACAGCAAGAAGTGTCCTTGGTTCGGGCAAAATTTGAACGGGCCGTTGCGGAAGCCGGGCTTGCCGAACGGTCAGAGTTCATCCTTCCCGAACAGCTTGGTCCAAAGCTGCCAAGTGAATTCGCGCGCCATTATGACCTGATTATCACTGGCTTCCAATCAGACCTGGCCGGAGAAGAGCACCATGCGGTCAATCCGGATCGGATTGCGCTGTATAGTGGTCGGCCGGTGCTGGTTGTCCCGCAAGATTACGACGCCCCGGTGCTTGCTGATCGGGTTCTTGTGGCGTGGGATGGAAAACGATCTGCTGCCCGCGCGCTGGGGGATGCAATGAATGCCATCGAGGGCAAGCGAGAAGTAACGCTGCTGACGGTTGGGTCTCAGGCAGAGGCATCCCTGCATGATGGTGTCATGAAGCACCTGGAAAGACACGGTGTTTCGGCCCGTCACCTGCACAAGATTGGAAGTGGCAGGAATATCGCCAGGATCATCGAAGATGCCGCAGATGAGGTTGGCGCAAGGCTCATTGTGATGGGCGCATATGAACACAGCAAGTTCTCGCAGGATTTGTTTGGTGGGGTCACGCATGACGTGATGCATACCACCCGAGTACCTGTCTTTTTGTCCCATTGA
- the maiA gene encoding maleylacetoacetate isomerase produces MPMKLHNFFRSSTSTRLRAALNLKGLEYDYVAYVLRDGETRTPAYLSKNPQGLVPTLECEDGKFLTQSLSIMEWLEDKHPTPAILPADADGRARVRSLSYMIACEIHPLNNLRVLFRLRDQFGADEDAQKEWFTHWVALTFDALETELASSDETGIYCHGDTPTMADCCLYAQVWNNRRFGIPLDCWPTIARIYASLDALDAFQKSAPPNQPDAI; encoded by the coding sequence ATGCCTATGAAGTTGCACAACTTTTTTCGCTCTTCCACGTCAACGCGTCTGCGTGCTGCGTTAAACCTGAAGGGGCTGGAGTATGACTATGTCGCCTATGTACTGCGCGACGGGGAAACGCGCACACCCGCGTATCTGTCCAAGAACCCGCAAGGGTTGGTTCCAACGCTGGAATGCGAAGACGGCAAGTTTCTGACCCAATCCCTGTCGATCATGGAATGGCTTGAGGACAAGCACCCCACTCCCGCCATACTGCCCGCAGATGCGGACGGGCGGGCCCGGGTGCGATCGCTGTCCTACATGATCGCCTGCGAAATACACCCGCTTAACAACCTGCGTGTCCTGTTCCGCCTGCGCGACCAGTTCGGCGCGGACGAAGATGCGCAGAAAGAGTGGTTCACCCATTGGGTTGCCCTGACGTTCGATGCGCTGGAAACCGAATTGGCCAGCTCGGATGAGACTGGCATTTATTGCCACGGCGATACCCCAACGATGGCCGATTGTTGCCTGTATGCACAGGTCTGGAACAACCGCCGCTTTGGCATCCCGCTAGATTGCTGGCCGACCATCGCCCGGATTTATGCCTCGTTGGACGCGCTGGACGCGTTCCAGAAATCCGCGCCGCCCAACCAGCCCGACGCAATCTGA
- a CDS encoding cupin domain-containing protein, protein MDNAMQPEDTQELRALYKGFEDNHLNPLWTQTGDLMPLHPKSKAVPYVWKWADLLPLAERSGELVPVGRGGERRAIGLANPGLGGNAYVSPTLWCAIQYLCPGENAPEHRHSQNAFRFVVEGEGVWTVVNGDPVRMSRGDLLLTPGWNFHGHHNVATEPMAWIDGLDIPFSQQMDVGFFEFGAERVTDNATPNFSQGERLWCHPGLRPLSQLKNTVSSPIGAYRWEHTDQALTQQLLLEDEGNPATFQQGHAAIRYVNPTTGGDVMPTIRCEFHRLRPGVETAARQEVGSSVFQVFEGSGAVVLGGETKKLEKGDLFVVPSWVSWSLQADSQFDLFRFSDAPIMEQLHFMRTQVTGT, encoded by the coding sequence ATGGACAACGCCATGCAACCCGAAGACACGCAGGAACTGCGCGCACTTTACAAAGGTTTTGAGGATAATCACCTGAACCCCCTGTGGACGCAGACGGGCGATTTGATGCCGCTTCACCCTAAGTCGAAGGCCGTACCCTATGTGTGGAAATGGGCAGATCTTCTGCCGTTGGCGGAACGATCAGGCGAACTCGTGCCGGTGGGCCGCGGAGGCGAACGCCGTGCCATCGGGTTGGCAAACCCCGGTTTGGGCGGAAACGCCTATGTCAGCCCGACGCTTTGGTGCGCGATTCAGTATTTGTGCCCGGGCGAAAACGCGCCGGAACACCGCCACTCGCAGAATGCTTTCCGCTTTGTCGTCGAGGGCGAAGGCGTCTGGACTGTGGTCAATGGTGATCCCGTGCGGATGTCGCGCGGCGACTTGCTGTTGACGCCGGGCTGGAATTTCCACGGCCACCATAACGTGGCAACCGAACCGATGGCCTGGATTGACGGGCTTGATATTCCTTTCAGCCAGCAGATGGATGTCGGGTTCTTTGAATTTGGTGCGGAACGTGTCACCGACAACGCGACCCCCAATTTCAGCCAGGGTGAACGGCTGTGGTGTCATCCCGGGCTGCGCCCGCTTTCCCAATTGAAGAACACGGTATCATCGCCGATCGGCGCCTATCGCTGGGAACATACCGACCAGGCGCTGACACAGCAACTGCTGCTGGAGGACGAGGGCAACCCTGCAACCTTCCAACAGGGGCACGCTGCGATCCGCTACGTAAACCCGACAACAGGCGGGGACGTCATGCCGACGATCCGGTGCGAATTCCACCGCCTGCGTCCAGGCGTGGAAACCGCAGCGCGGCAAGAAGTCGGATCGAGCGTGTTCCAAGTCTTTGAAGGGTCGGGGGCGGTCGTCCTGGGTGGCGAGACGAAGAAGTTGGAAAAGGGCGATTTGTTCGTGGTGCCGTCCTGGGTGTCCTGGTCGCTTCAGGCTGACAGCCAGTTCGATCTCTTCCGCTTCTCGGATGCGCCGATCATGGAACAATTGCATTTCATGCGCACACAGGTCACCGGAACATGA
- a CDS encoding maleylpyruvate isomerase N-terminal domain-containing protein has protein sequence MSSETDAARAALRQRQGKGARFDTASAPHDDLLLARRGTAFFARKLLELSDTDLYQPSAFQGRSRAWVVVDVSFAARRQAVMLESLFRGRPTDLPPDLEHQFSDLDLAETLPPQAIRHLFRHSEVHLNVCWRDLSDTQWDLEFAMPNGSVATPRLLPRLRAVQVWHAALGLGNGASTRDLPVELED, from the coding sequence ATGAGCAGCGAAACGGATGCGGCGCGTGCAGCGCTTCGTCAACGCCAGGGCAAAGGGGCACGTTTTGATACGGCCTCTGCGCCGCACGATGATCTCTTGCTTGCAAGGCGAGGAACAGCGTTCTTTGCAAGGAAGCTTTTGGAGCTGAGCGACACTGACCTATACCAACCTTCTGCATTCCAAGGCCGTTCGCGCGCCTGGGTGGTGGTTGATGTCAGTTTCGCTGCTCGTCGTCAGGCCGTGATGCTTGAATCGCTGTTCCGCGGCAGGCCAACGGATCTCCCGCCAGATCTTGAACATCAGTTTTCAGATCTCGATTTGGCCGAAACATTGCCGCCTCAGGCTATTCGACATTTGTTTCGGCACTCAGAAGTACACCTGAACGTATGTTGGCGCGATCTATCAGACACACAGTGGGATCTGGAGTTTGCAATGCCGAATGGATCCGTTGCGACGCCCCGGCTCTTGCCTCGGCTTCGTGCCGTCCAAGTTTGGCACGCAGCTTTGGGTTTGGGCAACGGCGCAAGCACCCGAGATTTGCCGGTGGAATTGGAAGATTAA
- a CDS encoding aldehyde dehydrogenase, with protein METQLLIDNERVSAESGATFDRVAPTSGQTVTRSAAAGVKDSIAAVESAHRAFQSWSKTGPGERRALLLKAADEIDARVGDFIAAMQAEVGANELWAGFNVMLASNLFREAAGLATQIQGETIPTDKPGTLSMTVRQPVGVILSIVPWNGPVVLAARAIAYPLVCGNTVVFRASETSPRTHELMAEAVAAAGFPAGVLNFITHDLSTAPEAVETLIAHPAVRRINFTGSTAVGRIIGEKAGKHLKRCILELGDKSPLVVLDDANVDDAVNAGVFGAFLYQGQICMTTERIIVDDAIADEYVQKFAERAKTLPLGDPAAQSACVLGPVISLNAADRLKALLDDAVSKGARIVAGGPGDGAMMPATVLDGVTPDMRIYGEETFGPIVSIIRAKDTEDAVRIANDTEFGLSAGVFGRDVTRAIDVAQRIDTGSVHINGSTVANEAQAPYGGTKSSGFGRFDGRAVVDEFTELKWITIEQSGQKYPF; from the coding sequence ATGGAAACTCAACTTTTGATTGATAACGAACGCGTCTCTGCCGAAAGCGGGGCGACGTTTGACAGAGTCGCGCCAACAAGTGGCCAGACCGTGACCCGCAGCGCGGCTGCTGGCGTGAAAGACAGCATTGCTGCGGTCGAGTCGGCGCATCGTGCCTTTCAAAGCTGGTCCAAGACGGGACCCGGCGAACGTCGTGCCCTGTTGTTGAAAGCAGCCGATGAAATCGACGCTCGCGTCGGAGATTTTATTGCGGCCATGCAGGCTGAAGTCGGAGCAAACGAGCTCTGGGCCGGTTTCAACGTCATGCTTGCGTCGAACCTGTTTCGCGAAGCAGCCGGTCTTGCCACCCAAATTCAGGGTGAAACCATTCCGACCGATAAACCCGGAACCTTGTCGATGACAGTCCGCCAGCCGGTGGGGGTTATCCTTAGTATCGTTCCTTGGAATGGGCCGGTGGTTCTGGCGGCACGCGCGATTGCCTATCCGCTGGTCTGCGGCAATACGGTCGTATTCCGCGCATCGGAAACCAGCCCCCGAACCCACGAACTGATGGCCGAAGCTGTCGCTGCAGCGGGTTTTCCGGCGGGTGTGCTGAATTTCATTACGCATGATCTGTCCACAGCGCCTGAAGCTGTTGAAACGCTCATCGCGCATCCAGCGGTTCGGCGTATCAACTTTACCGGATCAACTGCGGTTGGTCGTATTATCGGTGAAAAGGCCGGCAAGCATCTGAAACGCTGTATTCTTGAACTTGGGGACAAGTCGCCTTTGGTCGTGCTGGATGACGCCAATGTCGATGACGCCGTGAATGCTGGGGTCTTTGGGGCTTTCTTGTATCAAGGCCAGATTTGCATGACGACAGAGCGGATCATCGTCGATGACGCCATTGCGGATGAATACGTGCAAAAGTTTGCGGAACGCGCGAAAACCCTTCCGCTGGGCGACCCGGCGGCTCAGTCCGCCTGTGTGCTGGGACCGGTCATCAGTTTGAATGCAGCAGACCGATTGAAAGCCTTGCTGGATGACGCCGTGTCCAAAGGGGCACGGATCGTTGCAGGCGGGCCAGGCGATGGCGCGATGATGCCCGCAACGGTGTTGGACGGGGTAACGCCTGACATGCGCATCTATGGCGAAGAAACGTTCGGCCCCATTGTTTCGATCATTCGCGCCAAAGATACCGAGGATGCAGTGCGTATTGCCAACGATACGGAATTCGGCCTGTCGGCAGGGGTATTTGGGCGCGATGTGACGCGTGCCATCGACGTCGCACAGCGCATTGATACCGGATCTGTTCATATCAACGGTTCGACAGTCGCAAACGAGGCCCAAGCGCCCTATGGCGGCACGAAGTCCAGTGGTTTTGGACGGTTTGACGGACGCGCGGTTGTCGATGAATTCACAGAACTGAAGTGGATCACGATCGAACAAAGCGGCCAGAAATACCCATTCTGA
- a CDS encoding GMC family oxidoreductase N-terminal domain-containing protein, whose translation MNKYMDQALERLEHSVISGKMSRRAFITTALATGVIGGTPLRALADELDNIRQVQADRVANLGQSYDYIVVGSGSAGCALVGTLAAKTDGNILLIEAGDWDTAPSISDPRIWFTNLGTERDWGDVAIPSAGVNNRAIPEHTGRVVGGGSSINATIWARPTKADMDHWADVTGDASWNYEASREIYKRMENWQGAPNPEFRGTDGPVWVQPAQGLLPLVDATLDAVAEVGLPVTEDLNTDREITGNGFGLMNQIIKDGRRNSMARAFLYPALARDNVTLLVNTTVNRVIVEGGVAVGVECVRDGETVVFRADREIVLSAGGFNTPKLLMLSGIGDEEDLKAVNIETVLHAPEVGQNVQDHILHGGCLFESPDPVEHRNSAANMSGYLKTDSSLDLPDVSIVQIEIPYASEVIAKEYAIENPGNTWALCGGLVAPKSRGTVTLASDNPDDRPVVDMQFLSHPDDVTYLERAIGVAREIAHAPALKDHVVKEVAPGKDLQGEELANFVRNGATTYFHSAGACRMGADDQAVVDAQLRVNGIRNLRVADSTIMPRIVSVPTMPACAMIGMKMADMLS comes from the coding sequence ATGAACAAATATATGGACCAAGCGCTAGAGCGGCTCGAACATTCGGTGATCTCTGGCAAGATGTCGCGGCGGGCCTTTATAACGACGGCGCTGGCTACGGGCGTGATCGGTGGCACGCCCTTGCGTGCGCTTGCCGACGAGCTGGACAATATCCGACAGGTGCAGGCGGACCGCGTTGCGAACCTTGGACAGAGCTATGACTATATTGTCGTCGGTTCCGGTAGTGCGGGATGTGCATTGGTTGGAACGCTGGCGGCTAAGACCGATGGCAATATCCTGCTGATCGAAGCAGGGGATTGGGACACGGCACCATCAATCAGTGACCCGCGCATTTGGTTTACGAACCTTGGTACAGAACGCGACTGGGGCGATGTCGCTATACCAAGCGCAGGTGTGAACAATCGTGCGATCCCCGAACACACGGGACGTGTTGTTGGCGGCGGATCCAGCATCAACGCGACAATCTGGGCGCGCCCGACCAAGGCCGACATGGATCACTGGGCCGATGTCACAGGCGATGCATCCTGGAATTATGAGGCCAGTCGTGAAATCTATAAGCGTATGGAAAACTGGCAGGGTGCGCCCAATCCGGAATTCCGCGGAACCGACGGTCCGGTATGGGTGCAACCCGCCCAAGGGCTACTGCCGCTGGTCGACGCGACCCTCGATGCCGTCGCCGAAGTTGGATTGCCCGTAACCGAAGACCTGAATACGGACCGGGAAATTACAGGCAACGGCTTTGGCTTAATGAATCAGATCATCAAGGATGGACGGCGCAATTCTATGGCGCGCGCATTTCTATACCCTGCCTTGGCACGGGATAACGTCACACTTCTGGTCAATACGACCGTGAACCGGGTGATCGTCGAAGGGGGTGTCGCCGTCGGCGTTGAATGTGTGCGGGACGGTGAAACTGTGGTTTTCCGTGCAGATCGAGAGATCGTCCTGTCGGCGGGTGGTTTCAACACACCGAAATTGCTGATGTTGAGCGGTATCGGCGACGAAGAAGATCTAAAGGCGGTCAATATCGAGACGGTTCTTCATGCACCCGAAGTCGGCCAGAATGTGCAGGATCATATCCTGCATGGGGGCTGTTTGTTTGAATCGCCCGACCCGGTCGAACATCGCAACAGCGCAGCGAACATGTCGGGCTACCTAAAGACTGATTCATCCCTTGATCTGCCGGATGTCAGCATTGTTCAGATCGAAATTCCTTACGCAAGCGAGGTTATTGCCAAGGAATATGCGATCGAGAATCCAGGGAATACCTGGGCACTGTGTGGCGGTTTGGTTGCCCCAAAAAGCCGTGGGACGGTAACTTTGGCCTCGGATAATCCTGACGACCGTCCGGTGGTGGATATGCAGTTCCTGAGCCATCCCGATGACGTGACCTATCTGGAACGTGCGATCGGCGTTGCGCGTGAAATCGCCCATGCACCGGCATTGAAGGATCATGTGGTCAAAGAGGTCGCGCCAGGAAAGGATCTACAAGGCGAAGAGCTTGCCAATTTCGTTCGCAATGGCGCCACGACCTACTTCCATTCCGCAGGCGCCTGCCGGATGGGGGCCGATGATCAGGCTGTGGTTGATGCGCAGCTACGTGTGAACGGCATTCGCAATCTACGGGTCGCTGACAGCACGATCATGCCAAGGATCGTCTCTGTGCCCACGATGCCGGCCTGTGCGATGATCGGCATGAAGATGGCCGATATGCTGTCCTAG